A stretch of Metabacillus sp. FJAT-52054 DNA encodes these proteins:
- a CDS encoding sugar ABC transporter permease: protein MSSKQQKLVRLTLSYLVILFMFAVILYPVAWVVGSSFNPGNSLSGSTIIPKNPSLKHYQFLFDIKESNYLFWYWNSLKISVMTMLLTLIMVSLTAYSFSRYRFVGRKNGLMTFLILQMIPNFAALIAIYVLALVTGLLDSHFGLILVYVGGQIPMNTYLMKGYLDTIPKELDESARMDGAGHLRIFFQIVMPLAKPIIAVVGLFSFIAPLTDFIIASVLLRSEKNFTLAVGLYDMVAKQFGAEFTKFAAGSVLIAVPIAILFLSLQRYFVSGLTAGGTKG, encoded by the coding sequence ATGAGCTCAAAACAGCAGAAATTAGTCAGACTAACGTTATCCTACCTCGTGATCCTGTTTATGTTTGCGGTCATTCTTTATCCTGTTGCTTGGGTGGTTGGGTCTTCTTTTAACCCGGGAAACAGCTTATCGGGGTCAACGATCATCCCGAAAAATCCTTCTCTGAAGCACTATCAGTTCTTGTTTGATATAAAAGAGAGCAACTACTTATTCTGGTACTGGAACTCACTAAAAATCAGCGTAATGACGATGCTTTTGACGCTCATTATGGTTTCATTAACTGCCTATTCTTTTTCCCGCTACCGCTTTGTCGGCCGGAAAAACGGATTAATGACGTTCCTGATTCTTCAAATGATTCCAAACTTCGCAGCATTGATTGCAATTTATGTTCTTGCTCTCGTTACAGGACTTCTTGATTCCCATTTCGGATTAATTCTTGTCTATGTGGGCGGACAAATTCCGATGAATACGTATTTAATGAAGGGATATCTGGACACAATCCCGAAAGAATTAGATGAGTCTGCAAGAATGGACGGCGCCGGCCACCTTCGGATCTTCTTCCAGATTGTCATGCCGCTTGCGAAGCCAATTATTGCGGTAGTCGGATTGTTCTCATTCATCGCACCGCTTACAGACTTTATTATTGCGAGCGTGCTGCTCCGTTCAGAGAAAAACTTTACATTGGCAGTCGGACTTTATGACATGGTTGCAAAGCAATTTGGAGCGGAATTTACAAAGTTCGCAGCAGGTTCTGTGTTAATTGCCGTACCAATCGCCATTCTGTTCCTGTCCTTGCAGAGATATTTCGTTTCCGGACTTACAGCTGGAGGAACAAAAGGATAA
- a CDS encoding alpha-amylase family glycosyl hydrolase encodes MNKKQIILCFALLLILPFQTVSAADSDASGWQDERIYFLMVDRFANGDPSNDLDADRSNPSAYHGGDFKGITKKLDYLKEMGFTAIWLTPVFENEGQGYHGYWISDFRNTEEHFGTMEEFKTLVKEAHKRDIKVLLDFVVNHTGYQHEWLNDSNKKNWFHEKQELTNWESQKDLENNWLYGLPDLNQENPETRKYLLDTAKWWITETDIDGYRLDTVRHVPKDFWAEFAKEVKSVKKDFFLLGEVWSDDPAYLAEYEKTGIDSFVDYPFYEEASEIFSKSGQSAAPLIDVWKRNEHYYKSPYLLGTFLDNHDNIRFTRKALINQEPPGIRWKLGLTYLFTAPGIPIVYYGSEIALDGAADPDNRRMMDFRADKELITYITKLNSIRGRESVLVKGNMEKLYDDKGLTVFKRSYKGDTVVVAINNSDKTGKAALPADVLAKGKELNGYLTGEAVKESDKGYELVLDRETAEIYKLEDKSGPHWGLISATVFVPVLFAGFIYAAGRRRKANS; translated from the coding sequence ATGAATAAAAAGCAGATAATCCTATGCTTTGCACTGCTGCTGATTCTGCCGTTTCAAACGGTTTCTGCGGCAGACAGCGATGCATCAGGCTGGCAGGATGAACGGATTTATTTCCTTATGGTAGACCGGTTTGCAAATGGAGATCCGTCAAATGATCTCGATGCGGACCGCAGTAATCCATCTGCCTATCATGGGGGAGATTTTAAAGGGATTACAAAAAAACTCGATTATTTGAAAGAGATGGGGTTTACGGCTATCTGGCTCACTCCTGTGTTTGAGAATGAAGGACAGGGCTACCACGGCTACTGGATTTCTGATTTCAGAAACACGGAAGAGCATTTCGGAACGATGGAAGAGTTTAAAACCCTTGTGAAGGAAGCCCACAAAAGGGACATAAAGGTTCTGCTTGATTTTGTCGTCAACCATACTGGCTATCAGCATGAATGGCTAAACGATTCGAATAAGAAAAACTGGTTCCATGAAAAACAGGAACTAACCAACTGGGAGAGCCAGAAGGATCTTGAAAACAATTGGCTCTATGGGCTTCCGGATTTAAATCAGGAAAATCCAGAAACGAGAAAGTACCTTCTTGACACGGCAAAATGGTGGATTACTGAAACAGACATTGATGGATACAGACTGGATACAGTCCGCCACGTACCAAAAGACTTTTGGGCTGAATTTGCGAAAGAGGTCAAATCAGTTAAAAAGGATTTCTTCCTGCTCGGTGAGGTATGGTCCGATGATCCGGCCTATTTAGCAGAATACGAAAAAACTGGGATTGATTCTTTCGTTGACTATCCGTTTTACGAGGAAGCCTCTGAAATTTTCTCCAAATCCGGACAATCAGCTGCTCCTCTCATTGATGTATGGAAGCGTAATGAGCACTACTATAAGTCACCCTATCTGCTCGGTACTTTCCTGGACAATCATGATAACATCCGATTTACGAGAAAAGCGCTGATTAATCAGGAACCGCCTGGCATCAGATGGAAGCTTGGATTAACGTATTTGTTCACAGCACCAGGAATACCGATCGTTTATTATGGCAGTGAAATTGCCCTTGACGGAGCAGCGGATCCGGATAATCGCAGAATGATGGATTTCCGTGCAGATAAAGAACTGATAACGTATATAACGAAGCTAAACAGCATTCGAGGTCGTGAATCTGTACTTGTAAAAGGAAATATGGAAAAACTGTATGATGATAAGGGGCTGACAGTCTTCAAACGTTCCTACAAGGGAGACACCGTTGTTGTAGCTATAAACAATTCAGATAAAACAGGTAAGGCAGCACTCCCAGCGGATGTTCTGGCAAAAGGGAAAGAGCTGAATGGGTATTTAACAGGTGAAGCGGTAAAGGAATCGGACAAGGGATACGAGCTGGTCCTTGATCGCGAGACAGCCGAAATTTATAAGCTTGAGGACAAATCAGGTCCTCATTGGGGATTAATCAGCGCAACCGTATTTGTACCAGTCCTGTTTGCTGGATTTATTTATGCCGCGGGCAGAAGGAGAAAGGCAAATTCATAA
- a CDS encoding LacI family DNA-binding transcriptional regulator, translating into MATIKDVAKLAKVAPSTVSRVIANNPRISDRTKERVREAMKSLGYHPNFIARSLANQSTQAIGIVLPSSADKAFQNPFFPEVIRGISKAAHQKQYALYMSTGETEEEIYDGVVHMVEGKRVDGIVLLYSSVNDKLTLFLRKKEFPFVIVGKPFKDVNEITHVDNDNYRASKEVTEHLIEIGHEQIAFIGGDLNLVVTIDRLLGYEKAVRNAGLPYKDEYIVHEEFLKEGGQEAVKELFGLSEPPTALVVADDLMAVGVLKMLFKMGIRVPEDVSVVSFNNIMMAELSQPPLTTVDINIFQLGCESARSIIQTIEYPMEPARRIIIPHKVVKRQSCKARDTAELKEA; encoded by the coding sequence ATGGCGACAATAAAAGACGTGGCAAAATTGGCAAAAGTGGCGCCATCTACAGTGTCGAGGGTCATTGCGAACAACCCTCGCATCAGTGACCGGACGAAAGAACGCGTACGCGAGGCAATGAAGAGCCTTGGGTATCATCCGAATTTTATTGCAAGAAGCCTTGCAAATCAGTCTACGCAGGCAATCGGCATCGTCCTGCCGAGCTCAGCAGACAAAGCGTTCCAAAATCCATTTTTTCCTGAAGTCATAAGAGGAATAAGCAAAGCTGCTCATCAAAAACAGTATGCCCTATATATGTCAACTGGTGAAACAGAAGAAGAAATATATGATGGTGTCGTCCATATGGTTGAAGGGAAAAGAGTGGACGGAATTGTTCTTCTTTACTCCAGTGTGAATGACAAGCTGACACTCTTTCTCCGGAAAAAGGAGTTTCCTTTCGTCATAGTTGGCAAGCCGTTTAAGGATGTTAATGAAATTACCCATGTTGATAATGATAACTACCGTGCTTCTAAGGAAGTAACCGAGCATTTAATTGAGATAGGTCATGAGCAAATTGCCTTTATCGGAGGAGATTTGAACCTTGTCGTCACCATCGATCGTCTGCTGGGCTATGAAAAAGCAGTGCGAAATGCCGGCCTGCCTTACAAGGATGAATATATTGTCCACGAGGAATTTTTAAAAGAGGGCGGACAGGAAGCGGTTAAGGAGCTGTTCGGCTTGAGCGAACCTCCAACAGCCCTGGTCGTGGCCGATGACCTCATGGCAGTCGGCGTCCTGAAAATGCTTTTCAAAATGGGAATCCGCGTACCGGAAGATGTCTCCGTGGTCTCATTTAACAACATCATGATGGCTGAACTGTCACAGCCTCCGCTCACAACCGTCGACATCAACATCTTCCAGCTCGGCTGCGAATCAGCAAGAAGTATTATTCAAACGATTGAGTATCCGATGGAACCGGCAAGACGGATTATCATTCCTCATAAAGTCGTTAAGCGCCAGTCTTGTAAAGCTAGGGACACAGCTGAATTGAAGGAAGCTTAA